One window of the Chanos chanos chromosome 11, fChaCha1.1, whole genome shotgun sequence genome contains the following:
- the cdkn2a/b gene encoding cyclin-dependent kinase 4 inhibitor B: protein MHPEDELSSAAATGNTERVRLLLQNGANVNSINTFGRTPIQVMMMGSTPVAQLLLDHGADPNVSDESTGATPLHDTARLGFLETVRILVQHHADPNATDNRNCRPADLARENGFLDVAEFLDNV, encoded by the exons ATGCATCCAGAAGACGAACTATCATCAGCAGCAGCGACTGGGAACACTGAACGTGTTCGGTTATTACTTCAAAACGGAGCAAATGTCAACAGTATTAACACATTTGGGAGGACACCTATACAG GTTATGATGATGGGCAGTACACCTGTGGCGCAGTTGTTGCTCGATCATGGAGCCGATCCAAACGTCTCGGACGAAAGCACCGGCGCTACCCCGCTGCACGACACTGCAAGGTTGGGCTTCTTGGAAACTGTTCGGATTTTAGTGCAGCACCACGCCGATCCCAACGCTACAGATAACAGAAACTGTCGACCCGCTGATTTAGCCCGAGAAAACGGTTTTCTGGACGTTGCTGAATTTTTGGACAATGTGtaa